One part of the Mycolicibacterium aromaticivorans JS19b1 = JCM 16368 genome encodes these proteins:
- a CDS encoding carbohydrate ABC transporter permease codes for MTAPARSDDRRSQRTLAYLLITPAVVLMLAVTAYPIVYALWLSLQRYNLASPADTKFIWFENYQTILSDNYWWTAFVITLVITVISVAIEFVLGMALALVMHRTIFGKGLVRTAILIPYGIVTVAASYSWYYAWTPGTGYLANLLPDGSAPLTQQIPSLAIIILAEVWKTTPFMALLLLAGLALVPEDLLKAAEVDGAGPWTRLVKVTLPLIKPAILVALVFRTLDAFRIFDNIYVLTGGANDTASVSILGYDNLFKAFNIGLGSAISVLVFLSVAVIAFVYIKLFGASAPGTDDEVR; via the coding sequence GTGACCGCCCCCGCCCGCAGTGACGACCGCAGGTCCCAGCGCACGCTCGCCTACCTGCTGATCACCCCGGCCGTCGTTCTCATGCTCGCGGTGACCGCCTACCCGATCGTGTATGCGCTGTGGCTGAGCCTGCAGCGGTACAACTTGGCCAGCCCGGCCGACACGAAGTTCATCTGGTTCGAGAACTACCAGACCATCTTGAGTGACAACTACTGGTGGACGGCGTTCGTTATCACGCTGGTCATCACGGTGATCTCGGTGGCCATCGAGTTCGTGCTCGGCATGGCGCTCGCACTTGTCATGCACCGCACCATCTTCGGCAAGGGGTTGGTGCGTACCGCGATCCTCATTCCGTACGGGATCGTCACCGTCGCGGCTTCCTACAGCTGGTATTACGCGTGGACGCCGGGTACCGGATATCTGGCCAACCTGCTTCCGGACGGCAGTGCCCCACTGACCCAACAGATTCCGTCATTGGCGATCATCATCTTGGCCGAGGTGTGGAAGACCACTCCGTTCATGGCGCTGCTGCTGCTGGCCGGGCTTGCGTTGGTGCCCGAGGATCTGCTCAAGGCCGCCGAGGTCGACGGGGCCGGCCCGTGGACCCGGCTGGTCAAGGTTACGTTGCCGTTGATCAAACCGGCGATCCTGGTGGCCCTGGTGTTCCGCACGCTCGACGCGTTCCGTATTTTCGACAACATCTACGTGCTGACCGGTGGCGCCAACGACACCGCCTCGGTGTCGATCCTCGGCTACGACAACCTGTTCAAGGCGTTCAACATCGGGCTCGGCTCGGCGATCAGCGTGCTGGTGTTCCTGTCGGTGGCCGTCATCGCGTTCGTCTACATCAAGCTGTTCGGCGCGTCCGCGCCTGGCACGGACGACGAGGTGCGCTGA